The Rhipicephalus sanguineus isolate Rsan-2018 chromosome 4, BIME_Rsan_1.4, whole genome shotgun sequence DNA window cgcacgaacatacataaagtatggttgaacccccccccccccccccccgaaaaaaatttctggctacgcccctggtccgcgCCTGCCTTCAGAAGTTTTGGAACACCCTCGCTGAAGAGGATGTCCAGTTCTCTTTTCAACCGTCCCTTGTCATTTGTGCTGTTCAACATCGTGAACCTATACTAATCCTCTATTCATTAGTGAGTGCTAGCGGTCGGGCTAGTCGGGCATTTCATACGACGATCGGGCCTCGATCGTTGGTCACTCTCACTGCTGCGCGTGGCAAATTCAAAATGAGCGCCACAAGCTGCGGAGGCGAAGGCGCACGCGCGTGCACGTGACGGGCCACTCCGACAACTTCGCGTCGCACCCGTTCCCGCGTTGCGGAGGGAAAGCAGCGGAGGGCGCACGCTGCCAAGAACTGTCGTGATCGCTGCCGGTGGGTGTGCGCGCACAACGCCCGTGCGACGATGGGCAGCCTCCAAAATGCCGTCGGGGCCGAATCCGGCACTGCAGCGTCGGGACGTGAGAGCCCGCCTGCCAGTTTCAGCCAGCTCGGAATACCAACGGGCCCAGATCTACGGAACACAACTCTTTTTGGGCCGGTAAGGTACTTTGCTGCACAGCAACAGCTGCTCTCGATGGCGCAGTCGATGGGCGCGTCAGTAGCACGCTCACCGACGTATACGTTTAGAATGCCGCACAGTGCGTACTGCAAGTCGCGCCAAATGCCGCTCACAAGATCACTCGTGACGTTGGTGGCTTGTGATCCTTGATCGCGCAGCTGGTAACCACAAATCATTTCGTTGTTGACAAAAACGTCCGGACAAGTTAACGGTACTATGATATGGGTAAAACAAACTCTTCCGACTGTGCTTTTGGCGAAAGTTTGATTTCTGACGCTGTTACACTTGCGGTGTGCTCAAATTTTATCAATTATCTGGTGCCGTGTCCAAGCATTCAACCTTTTTGTTCAGGCTATTAGGGCTCTGGAAAGGTACTAAAACATACTTTTTGATAGCATTGGGGCTCACGCAGATAGCGTATAACAGCGctgaagacttttttttttttttagttgcctcGATGTGTCCGTCAAAACACTTCTCAAGCTTCGCTGTGTGTTTTCCTCATATGTGTGTATGATCAAGCGAACAAAATTCAAGGCTATTCGTGTACGTCGATCATAGGCACGCATGGAACTCTTGCTTTACTTAACACGCGTAGTAATCGACCTGCATAAAGCAGTGCATGAAGGGTTTCAAAATGATGATCATGCTATTTCCTTCGCAGGACTATGTGGTACCCTAGCACACCAAGAGCCACTTATACATATTGTTgattgctgttgataatactgttGCATCTGTGTGCAGTATATATGGTAACAGGCAAAGCCTTGGTGTAACGTAATTCTGTTGCTGAAAGTCTTGTCAGTGTCCTCATAGTTATCACTTGTCACGAAAAGTGACACCACGGACATGCCATGCACTAGAACGTGTTTCTTCTACCACATTTGCTTTTCTTGGTTTAAGTCATTACTGCACACAACTGAGAAAGACCTTCCAAAATAGATTAGTTAGGAGTGCAATATTAATGCGCGTCTGCCATGATGGTACATGTGGAGGTGCACATTCAACAGTTTCTTCTACTCGGTAGATTTCATGTTTTACCTGGAAGCATACAGCTCAGCAGTATTATCGCTTGTCTGGAATGCACAAATCTGTAAGCAGCAGAGTATCGTAGCCATTGAGCCATCGCAGCAGGCATACTTCATGCCATGGTAAGCTACCCTGGCAAAGCAGTGCCATCTGGCTGtcactattaaatgcgaagcattttttagcgaacctaaggaactttaagcgtttctatctatccatctatctagctgccaggggcgtagccaaggggggggttgggggggttcaaaccccccccgaaatttttcagttttgcttgcgtatataggcacgcacacatacaaacgcacgcacgaacgtacatgaagtatggttgaacccccccccgaaaaaaatttctggctacgcccctgctagctgCCTATGGCTGGGTGCTtccgtgatcgcctccttaatttggtgtagaccaaaattggtataagAGGGTGTGATGATTATGACTGTCTGGTTGTGACGTGaagaacgtgaaaatcctgtcgcatgtgtcatcaaacactttcgtccagacacgtgtggcacatacccgtgtacgaCGGGCCACAGTATgcggtatgcaccacaggtgattgacagtttatatctacacaggaacggcaagaacagacattgttaatttaaatacgagatcgttaagaaaaacagTCATCGGCAGCATTGGCCTGACGAGtgcaaggaataaaaatcaggatcccagcaggaattgaaccaagaattctacgtggcagtcggatattctaccacagagccacaccaggtcttgaaactgctttcgaaaaagaccctatgcacaCGCAATGTTGGTGCAACATCAGTTGgagttgcagtgctggctatctaattttataacaaagtaataaacgttacatatgtactcctatgatacaggcgtcatgtcgggttaacgtcacttgtggttccaatgttggctccacttttatagcagtctaataagcattaatTTGTATttctataattcagcaagctatattcaagcattgctcgactctggaggaatacgctaacgaaagttacgtatgatattcacgtcatcgcactgtaaagggcacttcgtttcgataatactgatgtctgTGCTTTAACGTCAGTGCTGACGTTTACATCACACCATAAGTTagcctttaaatgccagtgtagttgacagtcctggtaagcccacgaagtGTACGTAACTACTACACTAACAAAAACgtgtcgatccaccttgtaatgcttggctcaaagcaaaaaaaaaaaatgcagcgtagaCAATAACTTGCCAACTGCTTCACATAACTTGCCGACTGATTCCCACAAGGGATGGGATCTGGCGAAATTTTTTTTGTTAAATTGTGCAGATCTGCACTTATAAACAAAGAGCACTGATATATCGGTAGTTAGGGATTCTCACGAAACTATTGGACTTCAGAATGCACGATGATGTGAACCACCTCCTAATATTTATGAACTACTGGACATCAAGCGGCAATTTCGCTTGAGGTATACCAGGCGGGTATTTCCATGCAAACATTTCAGGAGTTAATTTAACTTTTGCAAGTTTTCATGCAACTAAGTAGTGCAGATACAGTTCAAGCTCGAGCTAACAAACGCTGATTTTACAAAGTTTCTGATCTTACAAAGAAATTTCTATTCCTGCAATGGGTACCCATAGAGTTCAAGGCGGTCATCAACCTGAATTAACGAAACTCGGCACCAGGCCCGATTTAACGAAGATTTGCTGAACtgaattagtaaaaaaaaaactgtgatttctttctaatttggACACAGGTGGGCTTTttttcaagcaagcaagcatgtcATTGTGGTTAAACATCTAGCCACCCTGGTCATtaccctagttttattttgatgaGGCTGCACGTCGCGCCCATGCACAGAACAGCAGACTTAACAGTCATTAGCGCTTTTACGTACCAAATAATGCTAGTGGCGGCAGTGGTATATTGTCTCTGTAAATGCTCTCAATGGAACATGATGGTTGCTTTCATTATTTAACAGTTTATTCTACAGGTGGTACTGATCACCTCCTCGCAACTTTCTctctcggcctgctcgcacaatcactgcatttgTTGTCCCCATCTTTGCATATCAGCAGCCTATCATAGGTTCACATGACTGTCTACCAGACGCAGCTGCATCACTCGGACATGGGAGGTTGCATGTCACGGACTTTTCACATGCGCAGGCATGGGTTAGCGTCAAATACAATGCCATGGTAGCTTTTGAGTGTCACTATGTTACAATATTATGCTTCGAAGGACTGAGAAATCTCTTTCGAGATTTAACAAACTTCCCAGTTTAACAAAATAATATAAGTGTGGTCattacttcgttaaatcgagtttcaccagtactttcgtttccaccgtcttcagtttgtGTCGCATCAGTGTAGTTATTGGCTCGTACGCTTACGCAAGGGCTGACATCACCTTTAGTAGCCGGATTAATAGCCACACGACATGGTTACCTCTGGCAGTAGCGCGCGTCAGTCATTATGCTTGATGTTTCAATGTCTCGTTTcattccgtgagcactgtacaggCAACAGCACTCCTAGTACTGTACTTTGACAGCATACGCCTGTTTTTGTGCGAGAAACCCTGTCACTTACAGACGCTGGTGTGTCCATGGCACTATAGTCTGGTACAACTAGAAAGGAGAAAGGCAAGAGAGACTCCGCCCATATGGCATAAGCGCAGCAGCAGATTGCATCCATGACTAAAGAAATTGCCCCACTCATGTTATCGGCCACGTTCTTTGTTGGCAGGATGAACGGCCATCCGACTAGAAACGTCAGCCGggagtgcgcacccattggtgcaggttTCTGTGCATCTTCCTTTGAGGTTGAAATGCCACTGCCTCCTAAAGCCGTAGCTGACTATAGTTGCACAAAAATCTTGTGAAAGCGAAAGTACTCCCAAATGTTACTGCCTGAGGATACTGCCTTAGATTTCTATGCGAACTGCCCCAACTAGCGTTGCGGCTTCACCTACAAGTTCCTCGTGGAAATGTCCTTTTTGCTCAATACGTTTGTCCTTTTCTATTTACAGATCAAGCCACTGAGTGCTGTGTCTCGATTAGAATGGGCATTTTTTACCATTTCATCACTGAGCCTCATAGTTTCCCTGGGTTTCACAGTGGAACGTCTGATAAGCTTAGAAAAGAACACGGATGATTACACGTTTGCCATTATGTTATGCTTCACATCATGTAAGTTGTTTATTCAAGTTCCTGCATTTCATAACAGCTGTAGCACTGTCTTTAAAATTGCTTCAAACCATACGTGCGATGCATGGCGTGGCCTTTAAGCTCTGAACTTCACCTTTTGTGTTGCTAAAATAGCAAATTATCAAAGTGGCATGCAGAAATGGCTTTTTGCAGAGTTTCATGTTCCACTGCATCCATGTATCGAGGCATATTTGTATTTGCATACCGTAGTAGCGTTTGTTTCCCCCAGTTATGCCACATTAATTAGGAATGCTTACACACGCTTGTGCACGTACCAGTTTATCATTAATAACTTCATTTGTTGACCACGTGTTATGTGAACAAACTCACTGCAAAATATATGTCGAAAAGTCTGTTACTGGTATACAGGCTCTGTCAGTAATGTAAACACCTATACAGAGGTCAATCATTGAttacatagaaaaaaaatcacagtttcgccgcaagggcgaagcaatgaatgcgatagcaagaaactaatgctatacgaagtgaggctcgccaatggatactctcagtttgaacagcgctcctgttacaaaggcggccgaagcggcgaaggaaactagcgtgcttcaagtgtcgagctgtgacacttgatagttcgcgctcatcttctgtttgttcgtttagcggcgtcatttAGCGGCGCTccataacatgagcgcggacatcacggttaaagcttgaaacatccttcttgccctcaccacgagaaaaccgcgcgagcagacagcggaaggccaaggttctccttgcgcaaatataagaagaagctcgcgagctcgccgacgacttttaaatgcgctcgtcgcgctcctagtgccatctcgctggtaatgaagaaacgcttatgagcgccggccatgtctgagtccgtccagcggcaaagggtgtgtatataacgctcgccgttagctatgcggaggacctgcgttccgtggcgtagtggctagcgccactcgctgcggagcaagaggtccccggttcgattccgcgcttcggaagcatttttctgaattatttttctttggggcttttatatatatatatatatatacatacttatacatatacggtgcatgacggcgacggggacggacattttccagccgagactgtccacataattgctatcgcaataaaagtggttCAAGATCCCTTTAAGTTGTTCACATAATTAAAATTGCTGAGAAGGATTCATCACCTTTGCTTATGTGACACCAgtgttcttgtttcttttttttttttcctttccagtaTTCTGTTTCTTCTACATTGTGCATGGGATACTGAAGGAAAGATACCATGAAATTGCTGTCTTCATCTTTAGCAGTATTCTTCTACTGGTGTACTTGATCCTCAATGTTGTATCTCCAAGCCAGACTGCTGGAGCATCAATTGAGAAAAAGGTACAGTAAATGCACTGGTGTAATAAACTTAGCAGAGAACTGTTTGAGCAGAAAATGTCTATCTGAAGCTTTCTTCATGATTTTTTGAAAGTTTTTGTGGATTTGGatatttttgttagctatggctTCATGTGAATAAAGACATGAAAAAAATCTTTTGACAGGGGATGTTGctggagtcgacgtttcgacaagggaaCTCGTCTTCATCAAGGCAGCAACTCTTGCCATGATGAAGACAAGTACACTTgctgaaacattggctccagcgacaccccctaTTAAAAGATTTTTCTGATCTCTTCAAGCCTCTGTCTTCTCCAGAAtttctgtcttgtttggatttCATACGAGTGAAGAATTTAATATCCATAGCATATACATTTTCAGGCTGCTGTGGAAGCACATACTTGTACGCAAAGCCGATAGCAGTTCAGGATGCGGAGTGCAAACTTGCTCATGTCCCGTGCAGGTGCGGCTGGGTGTGGCTGTCTTTTTCTTACTTGGCATCATCTACCTAGGTGGGCGAGTAGCGCACGGATATTGGAGTGAGCGCAGGCTGCTTTTCCGCATCAATGCCAAGGAAGACTTGCAAGCCATGCTCGGATGGCTTTTCCTCTGCTCCTCTCTCATCTTCTTCGACGTGCAGCTACAGGTGGGAGCCAGGCACTACTTCTCCTTGTCAATGAGCTGGATAATCCACAGATTGTGCTGCGGCAGTGGGTTAATTAagcagaatgagaaaaaaaacatCTGGCTTTGCAGCTGTAGAGTAGTTACAGACTTGGAGCAGAAGTGTTTGCAAGGAGTCGGTAATAAAATTACACAATGCTCCTTTGACCTATGCACATGTGAAGtgagctttttattttttattttttttcagtgcagAGAAGAGACGGGTGGCCATAGCCCATATAAAAAGTACACTTGAACCTGGTTATATCAAAGGCACATTGGACATGAGAATACCTTCGTTACAGTAGATAATTACTGTAACCACAGGCTTATTACATGCCAGTACTGTTGAACCCCTTTGTAAGAGTCACTGATGTAAGAGACaattgggtataagagacacAAGTGTGCCCATGTCGAAATCGGAGTTGCTCCGAAAATAACATGGCACCCTGCTTAtgagagacacctcatataagggacaagaactgctccctAGTGTGcacctcttataaaggggttcaactttaCTGGTAATAAACATTTAATTTTTGTGGTACATTGTTATACTTGACAATTGTTATATCTGTGTTCATTATGTCACAGTTAGGTTGCTATATAGTAATCATCGACAAGCTGAGAATACAGCGGGCACAAACCAGTTGTACTCACTCATTTTTGTAACGTCATGGCACAGGtaaattttttttcaatgttagCATCCCACAGCAATTGCGTTTCCGGGTGCAGAGGCACAGAGGTTGGGTGCAATGTGATGCCATGATCAAAAAACATTCTGGAGTTTGCTGGCATTGTGAAGATGTACATTCAGTTACAATGGTTAcaaaaaattttttgaatcccGATTATGCAACAAACTTGTAGGTTGTATTTAGTGATAACATTGCATGGTTACTTCCTGGTACAAACGTTAACATGACCCTAACTTTGTGAATAGCTGAACAACAGGCAGAGCTGGTGTGGATCAAATGGATCCTTTCTTTCAGGGCACTATGCTCATCTTTGTCATGAACCACGGTACAGATTTAAGTCGTACCGAGATCATCGTGCTGGCTGTTGGACCAGTTGTGACCGTGCTCTGGGCCATTGCTGGGGAATGCACTGTGAGTATAGTGAATTATCTGTGCATAGTTTCATAGTTATACACTTAGAGTGTGCTATATACATAAAGCAATATAGTACCATAATGATCTGGTTCCGAGTCTGTGTATTTTATCACAGCATGCATATTTCAGAGCTTGTAAACAGCATGTGGACACCACTAATTGTGAACTGCTGTGGTGCTCTTGTAAAATAGCTTTTACAAGCTTACTTAAATGTGCCAGAAGTGCTGGATGTGAAGGGTGCTCCAATAGGGAACCAGATAAACCACCACTCTTTTCTGGTGAGTGGAAATTTCTTTGACCTGGCGGTCAGGAACGTGTACGGCGATTCACTGAGGCTGTCACTGATGTCGCTTGAGGTATCATGCTGTAGTAATACTGTAATGGTAAAGAGCTGTGCTTTAATTCAGACCTTTTAATGCCAGCTTATTTCCCGCTGCATTGAACCTGTGGATGTGTCTATCACGTTCACATTGTCGAACAAATACGTGCCACAAAGATTTTCTGTAGGAGTATATCTTTAGGTGCAGGCTTGGTCAGAAGAAAACTGTAGGACGCTCGCTGATTAGGCGCGACATTGAAGACGAATACTGAAGGCAGTGACGACATCACCACTCTTCATGGCAGTGTGGGTCACGGAACAGATCAAGAGATAATGTGACCAATGCTGATGTTCGGCCTTGTTGGTGTGACATAATAACAgtaaaccttaatgaaaaccagcagataatgaagccaaggaaggtagagGGAaagttaattgtactgttttaagtgtattgtagtaattgtgatatagatgtgaagaaagtggaaGAAAAGTTGCATccgagggtcgcaggttcggtccctgccagcggcaagttgtcttttcgtccactttactttcttcgcatccgtatcacaattactacaatacacttaaaacagcacaattaaagttctctatactttccttggcttcattatctgctggtttcaattaaggttgtgtcaaaacaaaacaacgggccctagaaaatttccttccttcattcataataGCAGTAAAGCACTTGAAGGACAGGGACACGGGAAGAACACAACACGAGTGCTACATGTAGAAGGGCCATTTGTACTAGAAATGAACTTAACTAGTGTGCTTTTGGTGCATCTGCCTGTGGCATTGCTATCACAATTCACAGTTCAGTTTCACTTGGCTTTACAGTGACATCAGGTGTTTGGTTAACTGCAGAGCAAAAGCACTGCTCCTCTCCTCTGAAGAACAGTGGTGAAACTCCTCTCTGAGTGATCTAACTGTTTGTTACACGGTGCACGCTACATGTTTCTGTGTGCATACTTTACGCTTGAATGTGTTTGCTGAAGTAGTGTTAGAACATCTACAAGCatatgcaggaaaaaaaaaaattcggcagatctcacgtaccatgggagtcgatgctatgcgaagcatgcggctgctaggggactgtggcgtaactctttttactcagcgacacgttacaaaatgacgctaaagatttgtataaattttatacgcacacatataatgttgaagagccgcatatgtgctatataaccagttcacggttgggtatgcaacgtgggtattaccaacaccagaagcggtaagctgatatgtagtgcttatatgtgtcccgagaaggcacgcacgtttcacgaaccgtgtacatgtgtgcaagaagttcttgacagttcttcaacaagggcatcatcactgtgatcagtgagcaccagcagctggtcatgacttgttataggatccggtcgggatcgtggtgacgaggggtccatgtgtagtgaggtatgtggtatagtagagctgttggaattcgtcgatgcctcggtcatttcgtcgacaaattgtctgtcgacagagccggcgacatgtcggaacctgaagccacccatcgcgttggtgaggtataggccgtcgaggctggtaggcctggatagtgctacgtagatcaacatcagtggatggtgtttgtcgcattcgtagactacctgggcgtatgtggcctacgtagcctagtctacaaagcggctgtcaatcaatctggcatcatcctcggtcggcatgaggccatcgcccagcctcgtaagaaatgaagaagacactgcgccgttctggtggacgaagtgcactttacggtgcggtgatgaggatatcatatgtaactttcgttaatgtattcctccggggttgagcaatgcttcaatatagcttgctgaatcataggaatacgaacgtattgtttattagagtgctataaaagaggagccaacactggaaccacagacgttaatctgatatgacgcctgtatcgtaggagtacatattgtaggagtatcatgtagtgtttttgctttcttgtaaaattatatagccagcaccacaaccacaattgacgttggaccgatattacgcctgcgtaggctatttttccaaaccattttatacACCTGGCATGGCttagtggtagaatgcctgattgccacgcagaatgctggggttcgattcctgctgggatcctaattttcattctttccattcgttgagtcagcgctgccgatgttggttttccttaacgctttagcatttaagtaaccaatgtctgttctcgccgttcctggttaaataaaactgtcaatcacctgtggcgcatacccgtacaccgcgggccatggtaaacgggtatgtgccacacgtgtctagtggaaagggtttgacgacgtacgcgacaggattttaacgttattcatgtcatgacccggcactcatattcgtcaaatccgcctaccctcccatgcaaattttggtgtacaccaagttaaggag harbors:
- the LOC119389461 gene encoding uncharacterized protein LOC119389461 isoform X4 gives rise to the protein MGSLQNAVGAESGTAASGRESPPASFSQLGIPTGPDLRNTTLFGPIKPLSAVSRLEWAFFTISSLSLIVSLGFTVERLISLEKNTDDYTFAIMLCFTSLFCFFYIVHGILKERYHEIAVFIFSSILLLVYLILNVVSPSQTAGASIEKKVRLGVAVFFLLGIIYLGGRVAHGYWSERRLLFRINAKEDLQAMLGWLFLCSSLIFFDVQLQGTMLIFVMNHGTDLSRTEIIVLAVGPVVTVLWAIAGECTIRKESKIWLSIFVLLWFPNVVYIGLKLYDLEPTESWTVLYKATVACAVVALLIRLALAFTMFKVARNFGRGLREKLEAIGTNQAQSTEHAGDEEEA
- the LOC119389461 gene encoding uncharacterized protein LOC119389461 isoform X2; the protein is MGSLQNAVGAESGTAASGRESPPASFSQLGIPTGPDLRNTTLFGPIKPLSAVSRLEWAFFTISSLSLIVSLGFTVERLISLEKNTDDYTFAIMLCFTSLFCFFYIVHGILKERYHEIAVFIFSSILLLVYLILNVVSPSQTAGASIEKKVRLGVAVFFLLGIIYLGGRVAHGYWSERRLLFRINAKEDLQAMLGWLFLCSSLIFFDVQLQGTMLIFVMNHGTDLSRTEIIVLAVGPVVTVLWAIAGECTIRKESKIWLSIFVLLWFPNVVYIGLKLYDLEPTESWTVLYKATVACAVVALLIRLALAFTMFKVARNFGRGLREKLSAGESLESLRPSTYYRYSAPDVGVAHSPCSHAD
- the LOC119389461 gene encoding uncharacterized protein LOC119389461 isoform X5, which gives rise to MIWIKPLSAVSRLEWAFFTISSLSLIVSLGFTVERLISLEKNTDDYTFAIMLCFTSLFCFFYIVHGILKERYHEIAVFIFSSILLLVYLILNVVSPSQTAGASIEKKVRLGVAVFFLLGIIYLGGRVAHGYWSERRLLFRINAKEDLQAMLGWLFLCSSLIFFDVQLQGTMLIFVMNHGTDLSRTEIIVLAVGPVVTVLWAIAGECTIRKESKIWLSIFVLLWFPNVVYIGLKLYDLEPTESWTVLYKATVACAVVALLIRLALAFTMFKVARNFGRGLREKLSAGESLESLRPSTYYRYSAPDVGVAHSPCSGSHWDQSGTVN
- the LOC119389461 gene encoding uncharacterized protein LOC119389461 isoform X3 yields the protein MGSLQNAVGAESGTAASGRESPPASFSQLGIPTGPDLRNTTLFGPIKPLSAVSRLEWAFFTISSLSLIVSLGFTVERLISLEKNTDDYTFAIMLCFTSLFCFFYIVHGILKERYHEIAVFIFSSILLLVYLILNVVSPSQTAGASIEKKVRLGVAVFFLLGIIYLGGRVAHGYWSERRLLFRINAKEDLQAMLGWLFLCSSLIFFDVQLQGTMLIFVMNHGTDLSRTEIIVLAVGPVVTVLWAIAGECTIRKESKIWLSIFVLLWFPNVVYIGLKLYDWKPLGPIRHSQLSMLVMKRKRDLVAWLHTTLCAVGVPTCALQECSCVDDQESALCAIAHNMSVCKQPTNMEVLFMSRC
- the LOC119389461 gene encoding uncharacterized protein LOC119389461 isoform X1, which translates into the protein MGSLQNAVGAESGTAASGRESPPASFSQLGIPTGPDLRNTTLFGPIKPLSAVSRLEWAFFTISSLSLIVSLGFTVERLISLEKNTDDYTFAIMLCFTSLFCFFYIVHGILKERYHEIAVFIFSSILLLVYLILNVVSPSQTAGASIEKKVRLGVAVFFLLGIIYLGGRVAHGYWSERRLLFRINAKEDLQAMLGWLFLCSSLIFFDVQLQGTMLIFVMNHGTDLSRTEIIVLAVGPVVTVLWAIAGECTIRKESKIWLSIFVLLWFPNVVYIGLKLYDLEPTESWTVLYKATVACAVVALLIRLALAFTMFKVARNFGRGLREKLSAGESLESLRPSTYYRYSAPDVGVAHSPCSGSHWDQSGTVN